From a single Bacillus pseudomycoides DSM 12442 genomic region:
- a CDS encoding patatin-like phospholipase family protein yields the protein MKNIGLVLEGGGMKGLYTAGVLEYFMENDLFFPYVVGVSAGACMGATYLSRQKGRNKKVNTELVSDHRYISYRNLIRKRELFGMDFLFDEVPNKIVPFDFQTFLHANEQFVIGTTDCETGQAVYYNKQEHGNDILKIIRASSSVPFIAPAVDYNGKKLLDGGIIDPIPVRKAQIDGFQKNIVIMTKPKGYEKKRNKFSPMAKYLYRRYPKVSKLLVDHYRFYNESISYMSSDEQKENFFVIQPSMQLPVSGIERNKDKLVNLYNLGYQDAKNQYEQLLEWIEK from the coding sequence ATGAAAAATATCGGTTTAGTATTAGAAGGTGGAGGCATGAAAGGGTTATATACAGCAGGGGTACTTGAGTACTTTATGGAAAATGATTTGTTTTTCCCATATGTAGTTGGAGTATCGGCAGGAGCATGCATGGGTGCAACTTATTTATCGCGTCAAAAAGGAAGGAATAAAAAAGTAAATACAGAGTTAGTATCTGATCATCGTTATATATCTTATCGAAACTTAATACGAAAAAGAGAATTGTTTGGTATGGACTTTCTTTTTGATGAAGTGCCTAATAAAATTGTACCATTTGACTTTCAAACTTTTTTACATGCAAATGAGCAATTTGTAATAGGCACAACAGATTGCGAGACAGGACAAGCTGTTTATTATAATAAGCAAGAGCATGGGAATGATATATTGAAAATTATTCGCGCATCAAGTTCTGTTCCATTTATTGCTCCAGCTGTGGACTATAATGGTAAAAAACTTTTAGATGGGGGGATCATTGATCCTATCCCTGTTCGAAAGGCACAAATAGATGGATTTCAAAAAAACATTGTTATTATGACAAAGCCAAAAGGATATGAGAAAAAGCGTAATAAGTTTTCACCAATGGCAAAATATTTATATAGACGATATCCGAAAGTCTCTAAGCTTTTAGTAGATCATTATCGGTTTTATAATGAGAGCATTTCATACATGTCTTCAGATGAACAAAAAGAAAACTTTTTTGTAATTCAACCAAGCATGCAGCTTCCTGTTAGTGGGATTGAAAGAAATAAGGACAAGCTTGTTAATTTATATAATCTAGGGTATCAGGATGCAAAGAATCAGTATGAGCAGTTATTAGAATGGATAGAGAAATAA
- a CDS encoding erythromycin esterase family protein, translated as MIKYLYEEMGYDVLAFESGFAAANSVYQNLDDLTAEQTMKKSIFGNWFTKDVEELFQYIKEQKEKGTPLILTGFDIQIPWNASTATFATPTNEWIGKLNPEIGKQLVEEA; from the coding sequence ATGATTAAGTATTTATATGAAGAAATGGGTTATGATGTACTTGCGTTTGAATCAGGATTTGCGGCAGCGAATTCCGTATATCAAAACTTAGATGATTTAACTGCTGAGCAAACCATGAAAAAATCTATTTTTGGCAATTGGTTCACAAAAGATGTAGAAGAATTATTTCAATACATAAAAGAACAAAAGGAAAAAGGAACGCCCCTTATTTTAACAGGGTTTGACATACAAATACCGTGGAATGCTTCTACTGCAACATTTGCAACTCCTACAAATGAATGGATTGGAAAATTAAATCCGGAAATAGGAAAACAACTTGTAGAAGAAGCATAA
- a CDS encoding Cof-type HAD-IIB family hydrolase, with protein sequence MYKIVFFDVDGTLLSEVDRSIPLSTKEALEKLIERGLKVVVTTGRPYNLCEEFKTMGIDTFISANGALITCNEKVIHKSVLSTETVQDVSAFAELNGHGVSYFTKLFTMNGMVSDDERVMGALKETLNLTQYPEKMKSLSDEIYCICLYADDSEAQKFLDRFSKLRFERFHGYVMNVLEETEVSKSAAIKKVLEHLNFCKSEAIAFGDGGNDIDMLEYVGLGIAMGNGEDTLKQKADFVTKRASEGGISYALKKFGVI encoded by the coding sequence ATGTACAAAATTGTATTTTTTGATGTTGATGGCACCCTATTAAGCGAAGTGGATAGAAGTATACCGTTAAGCACAAAAGAAGCACTTGAGAAATTAATCGAGAGAGGATTAAAAGTTGTAGTTACAACAGGAAGACCGTACAATTTGTGCGAAGAGTTTAAGACTATGGGCATTGATACGTTTATTTCTGCTAATGGTGCGCTTATAACATGTAACGAGAAGGTTATACATAAATCAGTACTATCAACAGAAACAGTTCAAGATGTTTCTGCTTTTGCTGAGTTGAACGGACACGGTGTTTCTTATTTTACCAAGCTATTTACGATGAACGGCATGGTTTCCGATGATGAGCGGGTCATGGGGGCATTAAAAGAAACTTTGAACCTTACACAATATCCCGAAAAAATGAAATCTCTATCAGACGAAATTTACTGTATATGTTTGTATGCGGACGACAGTGAAGCGCAAAAATTTCTAGATAGATTTTCAAAACTTAGATTCGAGCGTTTTCATGGCTACGTAATGAATGTACTTGAAGAAACGGAAGTATCCAAATCAGCTGCGATTAAAAAAGTATTGGAGCATCTCAACTTTTGCAAATCCGAAGCCATTGCTTTCGGTGACGGCGGAAATGATATCGACATGTTGGAGTATGTGGGTTTGGGAATTGCCATGGGAAATGGAGAAGATACGTTAAAACAAAAAGCAGACTTCGTTACCAAAAGAGCAAGCGAAGGAGGAATATCTTACGCGTTAAAGAAATTTGGTGTCATTTAA
- a CDS encoding undecaprenyl-diphosphate phosphatase — MNWLEAFILGIIQGLTEFLPISSTGHLYLGRHLFHLDEAGLFLDTMLHIGTLLAVFIYYKKEFIYLIKNPLSKLTFLLIVGTIPAVIIGLLFKDFFEEISKTGVTIGWEFLVTGLFLYMAEKQKSGRKKMDAITYQDAFIIGSFQAFAIFPAISRSGMTIVAALWRKLDRETAAYFSFLLSTPAIVGAIILQSVDVFQGKAESISSTSLIVGTLSAAFFGYIAVSWMIQYLKQHSLKVFAYYVWALGIIILTLQFTGVF; from the coding sequence ATGAACTGGTTAGAAGCTTTTATATTAGGAATTATTCAGGGATTAACGGAATTTTTACCTATAAGCAGTACTGGACACTTGTATTTAGGAAGACATTTGTTTCATTTAGATGAAGCTGGGCTTTTTTTAGACACGATGCTGCATATTGGTACCCTGTTAGCGGTGTTTATTTATTATAAAAAAGAGTTTATCTATTTAATTAAAAATCCACTTTCAAAGCTTACATTTTTACTCATTGTTGGAACAATCCCAGCAGTTATAATTGGCTTATTATTTAAAGATTTCTTTGAAGAGATTTCAAAAACGGGTGTAACAATCGGATGGGAGTTTTTAGTGACAGGTTTGTTTTTATATATGGCAGAGAAACAAAAAAGTGGACGTAAGAAAATGGATGCCATTACATATCAAGATGCTTTTATTATTGGTTCGTTTCAAGCGTTTGCTATTTTCCCAGCAATCTCTCGTTCTGGTATGACGATTGTCGCAGCACTTTGGAGAAAATTAGATCGTGAAACAGCTGCATATTTTTCGTTTTTGTTATCTACTCCCGCTATTGTTGGAGCAATCATTTTACAGTCTGTAGACGTATTTCAAGGGAAAGCTGAAAGCATTTCAAGTACATCGTTAATCGTTGGCACCTTATCTGCTGCATTTTTTGGATATATTGCAGTATCTTGGATGATTCAATATTTAAAGCAGCATTCTCTTAAAGTATTTGCATATTATGTTTGGGCTCTAGGCATTATCATTTTAACTTTACAGTTCACTGGCGTATTTTAA
- a CDS encoding PH domain-containing protein, with protein MGLFSGIFGNASDTSTENVERDLQKIMLDDEQVEYAYKLIRDLIVFTDRRMILVDKQGVTGKKTEYHSIPYKSITQFSIETAGHFDLDAELKIWVSSMHEPITKEFKSDDSILSIQKALVKYTTK; from the coding sequence ATGGGTTTATTTAGTGGTATTTTCGGAAATGCATCTGATACGAGTACAGAAAATGTTGAGCGTGACTTACAGAAGATTATGCTTGATGATGAACAAGTTGAGTATGCGTATAAATTGATTCGAGATTTAATTGTATTTACAGATCGACGAATGATTTTAGTAGATAAACAAGGAGTAACTGGTAAGAAAACAGAATATCATTCTATTCCATATAAAAGCATTACACAATTTAGCATTGAAACAGCAGGTCATTTTGATTTAGATGCAGAACTTAAAATTTGGGTATCTAGTATGCATGAACCGATTACAAAGGAATTTAAAAGTGATGACAGTATTTTAAGCATTCAAAAAGCATTAGTAAAATATACAACAAAATAA
- a CDS encoding NAD(P)/FAD-dependent oxidoreductase, which yields MLGKAIVIGGSITGKLAAKALSDYFQEVIILEAGEEWNEKRPRKRVPQSHHPHVLLKGGEVAIEKLFPAIMNQLKEDGGIENNFTGDLKWHHFGLWKQPFIGELNAVQQSRPMLEWHIQKRMSEVTNITTKYETMVEQLIIDQQHNKVSGVKVRCMKTGNKENLHAELVVDASGFGSKNIEWLETHGIEVKEEKVWIQLFYATRVFQLKKNECPDWCNLLISPSFPENPYGAFIQTIEDNRYFVTFSGYANENVPKTDEEFLAFAHKLPAPDVIHFLEQAEPITDIKIHKIPYQVRRRFDLVKNMPEGFLVIGDAHCRFDPVFGQGISVAAMEAEELQMCLKKGKVLEKDFTRDFYKRISKIIATPWEMVTTEAFRHPKIKGEKPFIQPFQQWYTKKIYQLSASNTDVYIRLVRVMNLMRSPLHLLHPKVWLAILTTRKNKGG from the coding sequence ATGTTAGGAAAAGCAATCGTTATTGGTGGAAGTATAACTGGGAAACTAGCAGCAAAAGCTTTATCTGATTATTTTCAAGAAGTAATAATTTTAGAAGCAGGCGAAGAATGGAATGAAAAAAGGCCTAGAAAAAGAGTACCTCAAAGCCATCATCCTCATGTGTTATTAAAAGGTGGTGAAGTAGCAATTGAGAAATTATTCCCGGCAATTATGAATCAATTAAAAGAAGATGGTGGTATCGAAAATAATTTTACTGGGGATTTGAAATGGCATCATTTTGGTTTATGGAAACAACCATTTATCGGAGAGTTGAATGCGGTTCAACAAAGTCGTCCTATGCTTGAGTGGCACATACAAAAAAGAATGAGTGAAGTAACTAATATTACAACAAAATATGAAACAATGGTTGAACAATTGATAATCGATCAGCAGCATAACAAGGTTTCTGGAGTAAAAGTGCGGTGCATGAAGACAGGAAATAAAGAAAATTTACACGCAGAACTAGTTGTGGATGCAAGTGGATTTGGTTCAAAAAATATAGAATGGTTAGAAACACATGGCATTGAGGTAAAAGAAGAAAAAGTATGGATTCAATTATTTTACGCGACTAGGGTATTCCAGCTAAAAAAGAATGAATGTCCTGATTGGTGCAATTTACTTATTTCTCCTAGCTTTCCTGAAAATCCTTATGGTGCCTTTATTCAAACTATTGAAGATAATCGATATTTCGTGACTTTTAGCGGATACGCCAATGAGAATGTACCAAAAACAGATGAAGAATTTCTTGCATTTGCTCATAAGTTACCTGCACCAGATGTCATTCATTTTCTTGAACAAGCAGAGCCAATTACAGATATAAAAATACATAAGATTCCATACCAAGTTCGTCGTCGATTCGATTTAGTGAAAAATATGCCAGAAGGATTTTTAGTAATTGGAGATGCTCACTGTCGCTTTGATCCAGTTTTTGGACAAGGAATTTCTGTCGCTGCTATGGAAGCTGAAGAATTACAAATGTGTTTAAAGAAGGGGAAAGTGCTAGAGAAAGATTTTACGCGTGACTTTTATAAGCGAATTTCAAAAATTATTGCAACGCCGTGGGAAATGGTTACTACAGAAGCTTTCCGTCACCCTAAGATAAAAGGAGAAAAGCCTTTTATACAACCATTTCAACAATGGTATACGAAAAAAATATACCAACTTTCCGCGAGTAATACAGACGTTTACATTCGTTTAGTTAGGGTCATGAACCTTATGCGTAGTCCCCTACATCTTCTTCATCCTAAGGTATGGCTTGCTATTCTTACAACTCGAAAAAATAAAGGAGGTTAA
- a CDS encoding alpha/beta hydrolase — protein sequence MKSILSPKITELTDQLSNGDTRAFHTFLDELKANETPLIETCPMNNQYHLITYIWLGDKDTENIYVFGSYPGWDLHSNRLKRLSDTNLWYKTFRTNKKFISTYHFSVNDYFEQNWIARSEQYQLDPFNSHIFGEGTDRAAVLEIGMEMQYDKRFPKNYNPQGKVETYSFYSSVLGNTRKIYIYTPHDYSLTSSLQNLILTFDGNSFMQNLSAPATLNHLIHKQEIPSCIVVGIEHVDRLNELTYNDKMNAFLIEELLPWIQTKYHVYKDPAHATIAGLSLGGLAAFYTALQNPHIFGNVLSLSGSVHWKKDGYEEKLPWMEKQFLSISNTLRLRMYMAAGTLENESLLKANRSLYKTLREKEYQITYSEFQGGHDEIWWREQLTEGLLALNNSRSLS from the coding sequence ATGAAGTCAATACTAAGCCCCAAAATAACAGAGCTTACAGATCAATTAAGCAATGGAGATACACGAGCTTTTCATACATTTTTAGATGAACTCAAAGCAAATGAGACGCCACTTATAGAAACTTGTCCAATGAATAATCAGTATCATCTTATTACTTACATATGGCTAGGCGATAAAGACACAGAAAATATTTATGTATTTGGTAGTTATCCTGGTTGGGATCTTCATTCTAATCGACTAAAACGGCTTTCAGACACGAATTTATGGTACAAAACATTCAGAACGAACAAAAAGTTTATTTCTACCTATCACTTTTCAGTTAATGATTATTTTGAACAAAATTGGATAGCGCGTAGTGAACAGTATCAGTTAGATCCATTTAACAGTCATATATTTGGAGAAGGAACAGATAGAGCAGCTGTTTTAGAAATAGGAATGGAAATGCAGTACGATAAAAGATTCCCTAAAAATTATAATCCTCAGGGAAAAGTTGAAACATATTCTTTTTACAGTTCTGTTTTAGGCAATACACGAAAGATATATATTTACACACCTCATGATTATTCTCTTACATCAAGCCTTCAAAATCTTATCCTCACATTTGATGGAAACTCATTTATGCAAAATCTTTCAGCACCAGCAACACTCAATCATCTCATTCATAAACAAGAAATACCTTCGTGTATTGTTGTTGGAATTGAACACGTAGATCGATTAAATGAGCTTACTTATAACGACAAGATGAATGCATTTTTAATAGAAGAGCTACTTCCTTGGATTCAAACAAAATATCATGTATATAAGGATCCGGCGCATGCAACAATTGCTGGTTTAAGTTTAGGTGGCCTAGCGGCGTTTTATACAGCACTTCAGAATCCTCATATTTTCGGAAATGTGCTGTCATTGTCAGGTTCTGTACATTGGAAAAAGGACGGGTATGAAGAAAAGCTTCCCTGGATGGAGAAACAATTTTTATCAATTAGTAATACGCTGAGATTACGTATGTATATGGCAGCTGGAACTCTTGAGAATGAATCGCTTTTAAAAGCCAATAGGAGCCTGTATAAGACGCTTAGAGAAAAAGAATACCAAATTACCTATAGCGAGTTTCAAGGCGGTCACGACGAGATTTGGTGGCGAGAGCAACTTACTGAAGGTTTATTAGCATTAAATAATTCAAGATCGTTATCTTAA
- a CDS encoding GNAT family N-acetyltransferase, which produces MEIYIEKLKKQDAEELFAFESYNRTFFEKMVPSRGDDYYVYETFQSKHDELLKEQKEGTSYFYLIRNMEKTIVGRINLVDIEKDRQLGYLGYRVGEDFIGNGIATKAIQLLLIQAANHQIIEIHAKTTNNNIASQLVLEKNGFSRTAIDKKGIELNGQKINFIHYVWKHTKVL; this is translated from the coding sequence ATGGAAATATACATAGAAAAATTAAAGAAACAAGATGCGGAAGAATTGTTTGCTTTTGAGAGTTATAATAGAACTTTTTTTGAAAAGATGGTACCGAGTCGTGGTGATGATTACTATGTTTATGAGACGTTTCAATCTAAACATGATGAATTGTTAAAGGAACAAAAAGAAGGCACTTCCTACTTTTATCTTATACGGAATATGGAAAAAACAATTGTAGGTCGAATAAACTTAGTAGACATAGAGAAAGATAGACAATTGGGATATCTTGGTTATCGTGTAGGAGAAGATTTTATCGGAAATGGAATTGCAACTAAGGCCATCCAATTACTCTTAATTCAAGCAGCAAACCATCAAATTATCGAAATTCATGCAAAGACAACAAATAATAATATTGCTTCACAACTAGTATTAGAAAAAAACGGCTTTTCACGTACCGCAATTGATAAAAAAGGTATAGAGTTAAATGGTCAAAAGATTAATTTCATTCATTACGTTTGGAAACATACTAAAGTATTATAA
- a CDS encoding erythromycin esterase family protein: MKYSSVSTYEEFQTMQSSILRKYEKVKEFIQQHSNDLKQVAPKASYDVNLLEKLIKVRIDTLKTYIPNQVKEELSIPSQPVFSDFSYYSHDKQMGQNLAWLSELQYKNKKMIVWGHNYHIRKQNAKMLKADPYPIPFPNMMDVMPSM, encoded by the coding sequence GTGAAATACAGTTCCGTTTCTACTTATGAAGAATTTCAAACAATGCAGTCCTCTATTTTACGTAAATATGAAAAAGTAAAAGAATTTATCCAACAGCATTCGAATGATTTAAAACAAGTAGCGCCTAAAGCATCATATGATGTGAATTTGCTAGAAAAGTTAATCAAGGTTCGAATTGATACCCTTAAAACGTATATTCCAAATCAAGTAAAAGAAGAATTAAGCATCCCCTCTCAGCCAGTTTTTTCGGATTTTTCATATTACTCACATGACAAACAAATGGGACAAAATTTAGCGTGGTTAAGTGAACTGCAGTATAAAAACAAAAAAATGATTGTGTGGGGACATAATTATCATATACGAAAACAGAACGCTAAAATGTTAAAAGCAGATCCTTATCCAATTCCATTTCCAAATATGATGGATGTTATGCCAAGTATGTAA
- a CDS encoding DUF1992 domain-containing protein has product MNQKDLDKELKKQEILVKDEKVWDFTYEDHISSIVKRAEKSGAFDDLPGKGKPLNIDKSLSYNPEKQLYKTLKDNHVLPRWIELSKEIDYLKEKLKEIIDSKEAAKLVRTINKRVLEHNLLCPASAQKMRVKTDF; this is encoded by the coding sequence ATGAATCAAAAGGATTTAGATAAAGAGTTAAAAAAACAAGAGATTTTAGTAAAGGATGAGAAGGTTTGGGATTTCACGTATGAAGATCATATTAGTTCTATCGTTAAGCGGGCAGAAAAATCAGGAGCTTTTGATGACCTACCTGGCAAGGGGAAACCACTTAATATTGATAAAAGCCTTTCGTATAACCCTGAAAAACAACTTTATAAAACATTGAAAGATAATCATGTTTTACCTAGGTGGATTGAGCTTTCGAAAGAAATTGATTATTTAAAGGAAAAGCTGAAAGAGATTATAGATTCTAAAGAAGCAGCAAAGCTAGTTCGGACTATTAATAAAAGAGTTTTGGAACATAACCTTTTGTGCCCAGCATCTGCACAAAAAATGAGAGTGAAAACGGATTTTTAG
- a CDS encoding helix-turn-helix domain-containing protein — MTDRSKKKSKCALEKDEMIKLYLKGESTSNIAKLANVSPRYVRIVLTDNNVEKRARGSWKRKYNLNEDYFKRWSNTMAYILGFFIADGVITKDNQTVSISQKESAILEDIKIKLNSNQPLYKNKNTGVYMLNLNSKIMKNDLINLHGIMPCKSYDVQFPFVPKEYLHHFIRGYFDGDGYVNYPTYTVSFVGGSHSFMNSLNEVLHEQNFKPNLVNKKSHYRVILSGRRTIKLFSNWIYKDKEIFLQRKYDVFQKEQLDLEQLQDRKLKRTRTAVTQRKKEFLIQYQQHQCIDKSCENISIKKSTFKNWLQSDSKFKNSFEQIN, encoded by the coding sequence ATGACTGACAGGAGCAAAAAGAAATCTAAATGCGCACTGGAAAAGGACGAAATGATTAAACTGTATTTAAAAGGGGAGAGCACGTCAAATATTGCAAAACTAGCTAATGTTTCACCTAGATATGTTCGGATAGTCCTAACGGATAACAACGTTGAAAAAAGAGCAAGAGGCAGCTGGAAACGAAAATATAACTTAAATGAAGATTACTTTAAGCGTTGGTCTAATACTATGGCATATATTTTAGGGTTTTTCATTGCAGATGGTGTCATTACAAAAGATAACCAAACTGTAAGTATTTCTCAAAAAGAATCAGCGATTTTAGAAGATATAAAAATAAAACTCAATTCAAACCAACCATTATATAAAAACAAGAACACTGGTGTTTATATGTTAAATTTAAATAGCAAAATCATGAAAAATGATCTAATAAACTTACATGGAATCATGCCTTGTAAATCATACGACGTACAATTTCCATTTGTTCCAAAAGAGTATCTGCATCATTTTATTAGGGGATATTTTGATGGAGATGGCTATGTGAACTATCCAACTTATACTGTAAGTTTCGTAGGTGGATCACATAGTTTTATGAATTCTTTAAACGAAGTTTTACATGAGCAAAACTTTAAGCCGAACCTTGTGAATAAAAAATCGCATTACCGTGTGATACTTAGTGGTCGAAGAACTATTAAACTTTTTTCTAATTGGATCTATAAAGATAAAGAAATATTTTTACAAAGAAAATATGATGTGTTCCAAAAAGAACAATTGGACTTAGAACAACTACAAGATAGAAAGTTAAAAAGAACAAGAACGGCAGTAACTCAACGAAAAAAAGAATTTCTTATTCAATATCAACAACATCAATGCATTGATAAATCCTGCGAAAATATTAGCATTAAAAAATCAACATTCAAAAACTGGTTACAAAGTGATTCCAAATTTAAAAATAGCTTCGAACAAATTAATTAA
- a CDS encoding YfiT family bacillithiol transferase, producing MQDLRYPIGKFTYEGNITEEIVEKWIQEIENLPAKLTKAINGLDKEQLDTPYRKGGWTVRQVVHHVVDSHMNSYIRFKLALTENNPTIKPYMEEKWAELPDSKLPVDVSLVLLDSLHKRWVNVLSSLEQADLEKTFNHPESGETKLEVAIGLYAWHGRHHTAHITSLRERLGW from the coding sequence ATGCAGGACTTACGTTATCCAATTGGGAAATTCACTTATGAAGGAAATATTACGGAGGAAATAGTAGAAAAGTGGATTCAAGAAATTGAAAATCTTCCTGCAAAACTAACAAAAGCAATTAACGGTTTAGATAAAGAACAGCTAGATACACCTTATCGAAAGGGTGGATGGACAGTACGGCAAGTTGTTCATCATGTTGTCGATAGTCATATGAATAGTTATATTCGTTTTAAGTTAGCTCTTACAGAAAATAACCCGACAATTAAACCATATATGGAAGAGAAATGGGCAGAGCTCCCTGATTCAAAATTACCTGTTGATGTTTCCCTTGTATTATTAGATTCATTACATAAAAGATGGGTAAATGTATTAAGCTCTTTAGAGCAGGCAGATCTTGAAAAAACTTTTAATCATCCTGAATCAGGTGAAACAAAACTGGAGGTAGCAATTGGATTATATGCATGGCACGGTCGGCATCATACTGCACATATCACTTCTTTACGGGAGCGATTAGGGTGGTAA
- a CDS encoding GNAT family N-acetyltransferase, with product MARSASYCTYHFFTGAIRVVNVMGITLERAISFDAEHIFNIQVQAFKPLLEKYKDYKTNPANETIDKVITRINNPYGGFYKIFVDNTLAGAICIFRKEKTTEFWISPMFILPIYQGKGVAQKALVLIEKMFPQATSWELATILEEERNCYLYEKVGYIQTGLRKKLNDNTTLVYYKKIL from the coding sequence ATGGCACGGTCGGCATCATACTGCACATATCACTTCTTTACGGGAGCGATTAGGGTGGTAAATGTTATGGGAATAACACTAGAAAGAGCAATAAGTTTTGATGCGGAACATATTTTCAATATTCAAGTACAAGCATTTAAACCGTTATTAGAAAAATATAAGGACTATAAAACGAATCCTGCTAATGAAACAATTGATAAAGTAATTACAAGAATAAACAATCCTTATGGTGGATTTTATAAAATATTTGTTGATAATACTCTTGCGGGGGCTATTTGTATATTTCGGAAAGAAAAGACAACGGAATTCTGGATAAGCCCTATGTTCATTTTGCCTATTTATCAAGGGAAAGGGGTAGCCCAGAAAGCACTCGTTTTAATAGAGAAGATGTTCCCACAAGCAACTAGTTGGGAATTAGCTACCATTTTAGAAGAAGAACGTAATTGTTATCTGTATGAAAAAGTGGGCTACATTCAGACGGGGTTAAGAAAGAAGTTGAATGATAATACAACACTTGTTTATTATAAGAAAATATTATAA